A window of Sander vitreus isolate 19-12246 chromosome 18, sanVit1, whole genome shotgun sequence contains these coding sequences:
- the dll4 gene encoding delta-like protein 4: MAAWFTFTIAFSTTLISQVFGSGVFELDLHEFKNHKGLLANGNACKPNCRTYFRICLKNYQAVVSPGDCIFGSTMTAVLGTNSFSAKDSGTLPRPIQIPFTFGWPGSFSLIIEAWHSPYGTLPVDTNNPECLISFMAIQRQLGVGTDWSQDTQTGKQTELRYAYRFICNESYYGESCSKKCAPRDDRFGHYTCNRDGQLSCLPGWKGKYCEEPICLEGCSERNGNCSKPGECVCRDGWQGTFCDECKKYPACKHGTCQLPWQCNCQEGWGGLLCDQDLNFCTHHHPCVNGATCMNTGQGSYTCTCLPGFTGVNCELEMQECDSKPCRNGGLCTNLDSGYMCTCPQGFEGSHCEHSLLTCADSPCFHSGKCWEKDNGRSYMCECPRGYTGLNCEKRVDKCTSLPCANGGLCLIHGGMRVCSCRAGFTGQRCEININECAGNPCLNGGTCQDRINDYTCTCPAGYGGRNCDRVLDECSLRPCLNGGVCTGGGGPGKPPATCVCPSGFTGPRCEFFAAVTSPVTNGEIQDGFQWAAVSLAVGLVALLVLLCMVGLAFRHIHRQAQRERGDTETMNNLSNVQKDNLIPESQLKNTNQKMSLEVDCDSEKSNFIHKNYILDPYSSKSKEFKDEKSQEDKSLIYDKCLEDKMPLRKMYSEKPECRISTICSSRDSMYQSVFVIAEERRECVIATEV, translated from the exons ATGGCAGCCTGGTTCACCTTTACCATCGCATTCAGCACCACGTTGATATCACAG GTATTTGGATCCGGTGTTTTTGAGCTTGATCTCCACGaatttaaaaatcacaaaggTTTGCTGGCAAACGGAAACGCGTGCAAACCCAACTGCAGGACTTATTTTAGAATTTGCTTGAAGAACTATCAGGCTGTGGTCTCGCCAGGTGACTGCATCTTTGGAAGTACAATGACAGCAGTGCTGGGGACAAACTCTTTCAGCGCCAAGGACAGTGGCACTTTACCTAGACCGATTCAGATACCGTTCACCTTTGGATGGCCG GGGTCATTTTCATTAATAATTGAAGCCTGGCATTCACCTTATGGAACTCTACCTGTAG ATAcgaacaacccagagtgtttgaTTAGCTTTATGGCCATCCAAAGACAGCTGGGTGTAGGAACTGATTGGTCTCAGGATACGCAGACTGGAAAGCAGACTGAGCTGAGATATGCTTACCGGTTCATCTGCAACGAAAGTTACTATGGAGAAAGTTGTTCCAAAAAATGTGCGCCCAGGGATGACCGATTTGGCCACTACACCTGCAACCGTGACGGGCAGTTATCCTGTCTGCCTGGCTGGAAGGGGAAATACTGCGAAGAAC CCATCTGTCTGGAGGGCTGCAGCGAGAGGAATGGAAACTGCTCCAAACCTGGCGAGTGTGT ATGCAGAGATGGCTGGCAGGGTACCTTCTGTGACGAGTGTAAGAAGTACCCGGCCTGTAAGCACGGTACCTGCCAGCTGCCATGGCAGTGTAACTGTCAGGAGGGCTGGGGAGGCCTATTATGTGACCAAG ACCTGAACTTCTGCACCCATCACCATCCCTGTGTGAATGGCGCCACCTGTATGAACACAGGACAGGGCAGCTATACGTGTACATGTCTGCCAGGTTTCACAGGGGTCAACTGTGAGCTGGAGATGCAGGAGTGTGACAGCAAACCCTGCAGGAATGGAGGGCTATGCACA AATTTGGACAGTGGCTACATGTGCACGTGTCCCCAAGGTTTCGAGGGCTCCCACTGCGAGCACAGCCTGCTGACGTGCGCCGACTCCCCTTGTTTCCACAGCGGCAAATGCTGGGAGAAGGACAATGGCCGCAGCTACATGTGCGAGTGTCCCCGCGGCTACACCGGACTTAACTGCGAGAAGAGAGTGGACAAGTGCACGTCGCTTCCCTGCGCTAATG GTGGTCTGTGTCTGATCCACGGTGGCATGCGCGTGTGTAGCTGCCGTGCAGGATTTACCGGCCAGCGCTGCGAAATTAACATCAATGAGTGTGCCGGTAACCCCTGCCTCAACGGAGGCACCTGCCAAGACCGAATCAACGACTACACCTGCACCTGTCCCGCGGGCTACGGGGGACGCAACTGCGACAGAGTCCTGGATGAGTGTTCCCTTCGCCCATGCCTCAACGGGGGCGTTTGTACTGGGGGTGGTGGGCCAGGAAAACCTCCAGCAACCTGCGTCTGCCCATCAGGCTTCACCGGGCCACGCTGCGAGTTCTTCGCCGCCGTCACCTCTCCCGTGACCAACGGAGAGATTCAAGACGGCTTCCAGTGGGCGGCCGTTTCTCTGGCTGTGGGGCTGGTGGCGCTGCTGGTGCTGCTGTGTATGGTGGGCCTGGCTTTCAGGCACATCCACAGGCAGGCCCAAAGAGAAAGGGGAGACACGGAGACTATGAACAACTTGTCCAACGTTCAGAAAGACAACCTGATCCCAGAGTCCCAGCTGAAAAACACCAACCAGAAAATGAGCCTGGAGGTGGACTGTGATTCCGAGAAATCAAACTTTATCCATAAAAACTATATCTTGGACCCTTACAGCTCTAAATCAAAGGAGTTCAAGGATGAAAAGTCACAAGAGGATAAAAGTCTTATTTATGACAAATGTTTAGAAGACAAAATGCCCTTGAGAAAAATGTACAG TGAAAAGCCAGAGTGTAGGATATCAACGATATGTTCCTCAAGAGACTCCATGTACCAGTCGGTATTTGTTatagcagaggagaggagggagtgCGTCATAGCAACTGAg GTATAA